A genomic stretch from Setaria italica strain Yugu1 chromosome VII, Setaria_italica_v2.0, whole genome shotgun sequence includes:
- the LOC101774003 gene encoding putative pectate lyase 21, with translation MDPPPPQPPPPHPCNPYGAGHGGGEMPYQDADHRLRALAGRAEGFGRHAIGGLHGAVYHVTSLQDDGRGSLREACRAAEPLWIVFEVSGTIHLQSYLRVASHKTIDGRGQRVVLTGKGLQLKSCHHVIVCNLMFEGGRGHDVDGIQIKPGSTNIWIDRCTLADYDDGLIDITRQSTDITVSRCHFARHDKTMLIGADPTHIGDRCIRVTIHHCFFDGTRQRHPRLRFGKVHLYNNYTRNWGIYAVCASVEAQVVSQCNIYEAGGGPPKKTTVFKYMPEKAGDREDVVAGLVRSEGDAFLNGALPCLIGGPAPGAQEAVFRPEHYYPRWTMEPASPALKDTIQLCAGWQPVPRPPDEC, from the exons ATGGATCCCCCTcctccgcagccgccgccgccgcacccttgTAATCCGTACGGTGCGGGTCACGGCGGCGGAGAGATGCCGTACCAGGATGCGGACCACCGGCTCCGCGCGCTCGCGGGCCGCGCCGAGGGGTTCGGCCGCCACGCCATCGGCGGCCTGCACGGGGCCGTCTACCACGTCACGTCCCTCCAAG ACGACGGCCGCGGGAGCCTGAGGGAGGCGTGCCGCGCGGCGGAGCCCCTGTGGATCGTCTTCGAGGTGTCCGGCACCATCCACCTCCAGTCCTACCTCCGCGTCGCCTCCCACAAGACCATCGACGGCCGCGGCCAGCGCGTGGTGCTCACCGGCAAGGGGCTCCAGCTCAAGAGCTGCCACCACGTCATCGTCTGCAACCTGATGTTCGAGGGAGGCCGAGGACATGACGTAGACGGCATCCAGATCAAGCCCGGCTCCACCAACATCTGGATCGACCGCTGCACGCTCGCCGACTACGACGACGGTCTCATCGACATCACGCGACAGAGTACAGACATCACGGTCTCAAG ATGCCACTTTGCGCGGCACGACAAGACGATGCTCATCGGAGCCGACCCCACGCACATCGGCGACCGCTGCATCAGGGTCACCATCCACCACTGCTTCTTCGACGGCACGCGGCAGAGGCACCCGCGCCTACGCTTCGGCAAGGTCCACCTCTACAACAACTACACACGCAACTGGGGCATCTACGCTGTCTGTGCGAGCGTCGAGGCTCAGGTCGTGTCCCAATGCAACATCTACGAGGCAGGCGGAGGCCCCCCAAAGAAGACGACGGTGTTCAAGTACATGCCGGAGAAGGCCGGCGACCGAGAGGATGTGGTGGCCGGATTGGTCAGGTCGGAAGGGGACGCCTTCCTCAACGGCGCGTTGCCCTGCCTGATCGGTGGCCCTGCACCTGGAGCACAAGAAGCTGTCTTCAGGCCAGAGCATTACTACCCGCGTTGGACCATGGAGCCAGCGTCGCCGGCGCTCAAGGACACCATCCAACTCTGCGCCGGATGGCAGCCAGTGCCAAGGCCCCCTGACGAGTGCTAG